The genomic window TTTTGATAACAGGTGAAACGGGCAAGGACAGCGTTGAGAAAGACATAATTTCATTGCTGTTGCGATAGCCTAACGCAATCATTGCCTGACGAACTTCCTTTAATTGTGCGCCCAGTTCTTGGATTGGCGCATCGCTGATAATGCCGCCAACTGGTAATGGGCAAATGGCTTTTACCTTACTAGCTTGTGTAACGACATAGCCGCCTTGCATGTCTACTAGTTGTTTTTGTGCTGCAATGATATCCTCTGCGCACGTTCCCATCACCATTACATTATGATGGTCATGTGCCCATGTTGTTGCGACCGCACCCTTTTCAACCAACGCATGTTCCACAAATCCGTAGGCGATGTCGCCTGTTTTTCCGTATCGTTCCATGACTACAATCAAAGCTAGCCCGCTATTCTCCCAATCTAGAAATCCATCTACAACGGCAACTTCCCGCTGGACATGCTCAGTAAATGTCCCAACTTCCGCAATTTGAATGACGTTAACGATGGCTTTTTCGGATGCATTCACCTTAATCCGTAAATCCTCGGATGTTAGAGCACGACATTGAATGGATTCGTAAAAGTGCGCAGGGAAATGTGGTTTCTCATCTGGATAGCGGATCTCATTTCCTCGTTCGTGGACCAATTTCCCGTCCTTATACACGGCTGCAATCTCTAAACTATCAACGTCATTCAGCAATAGAAAGTCTGCTTTGAAGCCGGATACAATCGCCCCGCGATCCTGAAATCCCATTCTCCTAGCAGGTGTATAAGTAGCACAGTATAATGCATGTTCTGCGGGCATACCGCTAGAAATCGCTAAGCGAACAAGCGCATTTAAATGCCCATTCAACAAATCGTCCACCATCACATCATCAGTAACAAATGCCACATATTCATAAAAACTATTTTCAACGATGACACGGATACTTTCTGGCGTAATCGATTTCCTTTGAAATTCTAAAAAGATCCCATTTGTGATCTTCTCATAAATGGATTCAAGTGTCTG from Bacillus sp. DTU_2020_1000418_1_SI_GHA_SEK_038 includes these protein-coding regions:
- a CDS encoding adenine deaminase C-terminal domain-containing protein, with amino-acid sequence MKVDVAIINGQVFNTFTKKFEKKHVSIVGDKFYYMTTEAFDNLEAKNVIDATSQYVIPGFMDIHLHIESSMTSPAIFSGAALSHGVTTVVADAHEIANVFGMEGLESFFSQPSVMDIFYAIPSSVPSTTPELETTGGYIGVEEVKRLLQHPKVIALGEAMNFNGIVNEPDSLIRQILRTVQSERPFLPLEAHIPRVSGLDLAKFLYAGLTADHTHQTLESIYEKITNGIFLEFQRKSITPESIRVIVENSFYEYVAFVTDDVMVDDLLNGHLNALVRLAISSGMPAEHALYCATYTPARRMGFQDRGAIVSGFKADFLLLNDVDSLEIAAVYKDGKLVHERGNEIRYPDEKPHFPAHFYESIQCRALTSEDLRIKVNASEKAIVNVIQIAEVGTFTEHVQREVAVVDGFLDWENSGLALIVVMERYGKTGDIAYGFVEHALVEKGAVATTWAHDHHNVMVMGTCAEDIIAAQKQLVDMQGGYVVTQASKVKAICPLPVGGIISDAPIQELGAQLKEVRQAMIALGYRNSNEIMSFSTLSLPVSPVIKITDKGMMNVRSQMMIPLVEDEGN